One part of the Streptomyces ferrugineus genome encodes these proteins:
- a CDS encoding type IV toxin-antitoxin system AbiEi family antitoxin domain-containing protein — protein sequence MDAAENSRLEQRLARLSPTFTTAQARQALLSPRDLAHLVTESEIDELSRGVYRRADAPETAHADLLAVCARAPRAVVCGESALALHELIDDIPAAVHIAVPRGTRRPTISYPPTVVAQYAAKTFGLGVERFEAAPGESIPVYNAARSVVDAMRHRSRIGETLALSALGRYLRRSGRGGVGELQHIARELDALSVIRPAVEAVLA from the coding sequence ATGGACGCTGCGGAGAACTCGCGCCTGGAACAGCGGCTGGCCCGCCTCTCCCCCACATTCACGACGGCGCAGGCACGTCAGGCCCTGCTCTCCCCTCGCGATCTGGCGCACTTGGTCACGGAATCGGAGATAGACGAACTGTCCCGTGGGGTGTACCGGCGGGCAGACGCCCCGGAGACCGCGCACGCGGATCTGCTAGCCGTGTGCGCACGGGCCCCTCGCGCCGTCGTATGCGGTGAATCCGCCCTGGCCCTGCATGAGCTGATCGACGACATCCCCGCAGCAGTACACATCGCCGTGCCGCGCGGTACACGCCGCCCGACGATTTCCTACCCGCCGACCGTGGTGGCGCAGTACGCCGCAAAGACCTTCGGCCTCGGCGTCGAACGGTTCGAAGCGGCCCCGGGAGAGAGCATCCCCGTGTACAACGCGGCCCGCAGCGTCGTCGACGCAATGCGCCACCGCAGCCGCATCGGCGAGACCCTCGCCCTCTCCGCGCTCGGCCGCTACCTGCGCCGAAGCGGACGCGGCGGGGTCGGCGAACTACAGCACATCGCACGCGAGTTGGACGCTCTCTCCGTCATCCGCCCCGCCGTAGAAGCAGTGCTCGCCTGA
- a CDS encoding nucleotidyl transferase AbiEii/AbiGii toxin family protein yields the protein MANPTRDTTTGRVYNDLRKLARRNSRSTDEVMVEYVLERFLYRLATSPLGREHFVLKGGLLLAQFGARRMTRDIDILGRSFPGTETEIIRRVAAIAATEIDDGVAFDPATLKTVPIREEDEYHGLRLSMAASIARARLKLQLDISFGDPVTPGPRIIDYPQQLTTGSFQILGYPLATVMAEKLSTAMSLGDLNTRDRDYGDLYRLLTLNDLDGQELTTALTATATHRGIALKPLSTTITDLGERRQTSYAAWRHRQGTAATSYPERFTDVVRQVTAFADTLLNGDAVTLTWSAATLTWS from the coding sequence ATGGCCAACCCCACCCGCGACACCACCACCGGCCGCGTCTACAACGACCTGCGCAAGCTGGCCCGCCGCAACAGCCGGTCCACGGACGAGGTCATGGTCGAGTACGTCCTCGAACGGTTCCTCTACCGCCTGGCGACATCGCCCCTCGGCCGGGAACACTTCGTCCTCAAGGGTGGCCTGCTGCTCGCCCAGTTCGGCGCACGTCGAATGACTCGCGACATCGACATCCTCGGCCGCTCGTTCCCAGGCACCGAAACCGAGATCATCCGCAGGGTCGCGGCCATCGCCGCCACAGAGATCGACGACGGCGTCGCATTCGATCCCGCGACGCTCAAGACCGTCCCCATTCGTGAGGAGGACGAATACCACGGTCTGCGCCTGTCCATGGCCGCCTCCATCGCCCGAGCACGACTCAAGCTCCAACTCGATATCAGCTTCGGCGACCCCGTCACCCCCGGCCCCAGGATCATCGACTACCCGCAGCAACTCACGACGGGCAGCTTCCAGATCCTCGGCTACCCACTCGCCACCGTCATGGCCGAAAAACTCTCCACCGCCATGTCACTCGGCGACCTCAACACCCGCGACCGCGATTACGGCGACCTCTACCGCCTGCTCACCCTCAACGACCTGGATGGCCAGGAACTCACCACAGCGCTGACCGCCACCGCCACACACCGCGGCATCGCCCTGAAACCCCTCAGCACCACCATCACCGACCTCGGTGAGCGGCGCCAGACCTCGTACGCCGCCTGGCGCCACCGACAAGGCACCGCCGCAACGAGCTACCCCGAACGCTTCACGGACGTCGTCCGGCAGGTCACTGCCTTCGCAGACACACTTCTCAACGGCGACGCCGTCACCCTCACTTGGAGTGCGGCGACCCTCACGTGGTCATGA
- a CDS encoding glycoside hydrolase family 25 protein codes for MIRGIDVSAYQSSSYGTDGLSFVFIKATEGRSYINPKLAAQTKRARDAGLVVGFYHFLWPGNISAQAEYFVSKAPEKAGDILAVDWETTSEGTHASNAQKDLFIRKVKEKRPNNPVILYCNRNYWLNVDTTSYAGDGLWIADYVTAGKPRIQAKWRFHQYTDNPLDKNVADFSSKAALREWAENA; via the coding sequence ATGATCCGCGGCATCGATGTCAGCGCGTACCAGTCGTCGTCCTACGGCACCGATGGCCTGTCCTTCGTCTTCATCAAGGCGACGGAGGGCCGCTCCTACATCAACCCCAAACTCGCCGCCCAGACGAAACGCGCCCGCGACGCCGGCCTGGTCGTCGGCTTCTACCACTTCCTGTGGCCAGGCAACATCTCCGCCCAGGCCGAGTACTTCGTCAGCAAGGCCCCCGAGAAGGCGGGCGACATCCTCGCCGTCGACTGGGAGACAACGAGCGAGGGGACGCACGCGAGCAACGCGCAGAAGGACCTGTTCATCCGGAAGGTGAAGGAGAAGCGGCCGAACAACCCGGTCATCCTCTACTGCAACCGGAACTACTGGCTGAACGTGGACACCACGTCCTACGCCGGCGACGGCCTCTGGATCGCCGACTACGTCACGGCGGGCAAGCCCCGCATCCAGGCCAAGTGGCGCTTCCACCAGTACACGGACAACCCGCTGGACAAGAACGTGGCGGATTTCTCCAGCAAGGCCGCCCTGCGGGAATGGGCCGAGAACGCATGA
- a CDS encoding EF-hand domain-containing protein produces MAQIDIEEARKQFERIDADGDGTITAAEFKSALAQGGDWNVTESVAEAIIKSRDLNGDKLLSFDEFWAFLSK; encoded by the coding sequence GTGGCGCAGATCGACATCGAGGAAGCACGCAAGCAGTTCGAGCGCATCGATGCGGACGGTGACGGCACCATCACCGCAGCCGAGTTCAAGTCCGCCCTGGCTCAGGGCGGCGACTGGAACGTGACCGAGTCCGTCGCCGAGGCGATCATCAAGAGCCGTGACCTCAACGGCGACAAGCTGCTGTCGTTCGACGAGTTCTGGGCCTTCCTGAGCAAGTGA